The Paraphotobacterium marinum genome contains a region encoding:
- a CDS encoding ABC transporter ATP-binding protein — MKKLISFDEVSKKIAHKTILNKISFDLYEGQILGLLGHNGAGKSTIINLLLGADNYTGVINVMGKTPYKDRQIIMQDLAYLSDAECLPKWMKVRDIIKYMKGVHPKFSEENAVSYLNKTDINLTTKIAELSKGMTMQLHLSLIMATNCKILILDEPTLGLDLMYRHEFYQLVQEWFNESGRSILITSHEINELENFITDVVFIKNGFVTTRSSLENIISEYCKCKVEVSHFEKLKKFNPYILESNNRENIILIKKEFLDEVESIETIIPNISEIFLAHQKGA; from the coding sequence GTGAAAAAGTTGATTTCATTTGATGAGGTGAGCAAAAAAATTGCCCACAAAACTATATTAAATAAAATTTCTTTTGATTTATATGAAGGGCAAATACTTGGTTTGCTTGGTCATAATGGCGCAGGTAAATCAACTATTATTAATTTATTGCTTGGTGCAGATAATTATACTGGAGTAATTAATGTGATGGGGAAGACCCCATACAAAGATAGACAAATTATCATGCAAGATTTGGCTTATTTATCAGATGCTGAGTGTCTTCCGAAATGGATGAAGGTTAGAGATATCATAAAATATATGAAAGGAGTTCATCCTAAATTTTCAGAAGAGAATGCAGTTTCGTATTTAAATAAAACAGATATAAACTTAACTACCAAAATAGCCGAATTATCTAAAGGCATGACAATGCAACTTCATTTGTCTTTAATTATGGCTACTAATTGTAAAATTTTGATATTAGATGAGCCTACTTTGGGGTTGGATTTAATGTATAGACATGAGTTTTATCAATTAGTCCAGGAGTGGTTTAATGAATCCGGAAGAAGTATTCTAATTACGAGTCATGAAATAAATGAACTTGAAAATTTTATAACAGATGTTGTTTTTATCAAAAATGGTTTTGTTACTACACGCAGCAGCTTGGAAAATATAATCAGCGAATATTGTAAGTGCAAGGTGGAAGTTTCACATTTTGAAAAATTGAAAAAGTTCAACCCCTATATTTTGGAGTCGAACAATCGAGAAAATATAATCTTAATTAAAAAAGAATTTCTTGATGAGGTAGAATCCATAGAAACTATCATACCGAATATATCTGAAATTTTTCTTGCTCATCAAAAGGGAGCCTAA
- a CDS encoding DUF4870 family protein, whose product MGQPTKIVPNEQDEKAKVTLYISYGMMLLGLISGIFFIVGYIWALVKKDEIINSMFSRHFENIQFTFWVGLGLTIIGFLTTLILIGWFILFFAYIWVIYRLLKGLANLTSCKDFF is encoded by the coding sequence ATGGGTCAGCCAACCAAAATCGTACCTAATGAACAAGATGAAAAAGCTAAAGTAACTTTGTATATAAGTTATGGCATGATGCTTCTAGGATTGATATCGGGAATTTTTTTTATAGTGGGGTATATTTGGGCATTAGTCAAAAAAGATGAAATAATTAATTCAATGTTTTCTAGGCATTTCGAGAATATACAATTTACATTCTGGGTGGGCTTGGGCTTAACTATTATTGGGTTTCTTACTACATTAATTTTAATTGGCTGGTTCATTTTGTTTTTTGCATATATTTGGGTTATTTATAGACTCTTGAAAGGCTTAGCAAACTTAACTTCTTGTAAAGACTTCTTTTAA
- a CDS encoding zinc-binding alcohol dehydrogenase family protein — protein sequence MKTLVCTEPKNLEYVTRVKPEPKSNEVVLKVKAVGICGTDIHAWAGVQPFFEYPRVLGHEIFGVIDSVGSNVTNLQKDQRAIVMPYVSCGKCDACLNGKTNCCENISVIGVHQDGGFSEFLTVPADNILPVDDNVSADAAAFIEPFSISAHAVRRANIKPGHNVLVVGSGPIGLGAAAVAKANGGNVVVADISKERQAFIEDKLELKTVNPMDDNFEESLRNAFGGRLPLKVLDATGNMHSMNNAVNLISHGGDIVFIGLHKGDVTFKDTEFHKKETTMMGSRNATKEDFQHVINLMSQGILSYKLMLTHKFKFDTLANVYEEEVVNNKNLFKGIIEFS from the coding sequence ATGAAAACACTAGTATGCACAGAACCAAAGAATTTAGAGTATGTAACTCGAGTTAAACCTGAACCTAAATCCAATGAAGTTGTTTTAAAAGTTAAGGCTGTTGGTATATGTGGAACAGATATTCATGCATGGGCTGGGGTCCAACCTTTTTTTGAATATCCCAGAGTTTTAGGTCATGAGATATTTGGCGTTATCGACAGTGTTGGCTCTAATGTTACAAACCTTCAAAAAGATCAAAGAGCCATTGTAATGCCATATGTTTCATGCGGCAAGTGTGATGCATGTCTGAATGGGAAAACAAATTGTTGCGAAAATATTTCTGTTATTGGCGTTCATCAAGATGGAGGTTTTTCTGAGTTTTTAACGGTACCCGCTGATAACATTTTACCTGTAGATGATAATGTATCAGCCGATGCAGCTGCATTTATAGAGCCTTTTTCAATATCAGCACATGCTGTCAGAAGAGCTAATATTAAGCCAGGTCATAATGTTCTTGTGGTTGGTTCAGGTCCAATTGGTTTAGGAGCTGCTGCAGTAGCGAAAGCAAATGGTGGTAATGTTGTTGTTGCTGACATAAGTAAAGAGCGTCAAGCCTTCATTGAGGATAAATTAGAACTAAAAACAGTTAACCCAATGGACGATAACTTCGAAGAGTCATTAAGAAACGCGTTTGGTGGAAGATTACCTCTTAAAGTTCTTGATGCTACAGGTAATATGCACTCTATGAATAATGCGGTAAATTTAATAAGCCATGGAGGAGATATTGTTTTCATAGGACTTCATAAAGGCGATGTTACTTTTAAAGATACAGAATTTCATAAAAAAGAAACGACCATGATGGGGAGCAGAAATGCTACTAAAGAAGACTTCCAACATGTTATTAATTTAATGAGTCAAGGAATTTTATCTTATAAATTAATGTTAACACATAAATTTAAGTTTGATACTTTAGCAAATGTTTACGAAGAAGAAGTTGTAAACAACAAGAATTTATTTAAGGGAATTATTGAGTTTTCATAA
- a CDS encoding GntR family transcriptional regulator gives MFLFQKIMPRNQNLRNTVINQFLDSISQGNLSSPLPSNSALSNMFDVSRTTVKNVILYLCQIGVLSEKGTEYFLKREPKEEDFFKDIIHNKSNDNEHFGQVFTQLIYDRIIKPGDTFSEIELARRVGVQPIEVREFLLTFSKYNLIENINRGQWMMKVFDEKYAQQVFELRELLETYALHKFINLPDNDIRWSQARELLISHRSLRDTVGSDYKLFFELDRQFHQLIFSAADNPFVDQFWDIFTIIFHSHYQWGKSDNLKERNILAIEEHMAVLTCLINKNDIGATHELYRHLNTAKKNMVEGLHN, from the coding sequence ATGTTTTTATTTCAAAAAATAATGCCTAGAAATCAGAACCTGAGAAATACAGTAATTAACCAATTTTTAGACTCTATTAGCCAAGGAAATCTCTCCTCACCACTTCCATCTAATAGCGCACTCTCAAATATGTTTGATGTTAGTAGAACTACAGTCAAAAATGTAATCCTATATTTATGTCAGATTGGAGTTTTGTCTGAAAAGGGAACAGAATATTTTTTAAAAAGAGAACCGAAAGAAGAAGATTTTTTTAAAGATATTATCCACAACAAATCAAATGATAACGAACATTTCGGCCAAGTATTTACTCAATTAATTTATGATCGTATTATAAAGCCCGGAGACACATTCTCAGAAATTGAGCTTGCTCGGAGAGTTGGTGTTCAACCTATTGAAGTAAGGGAGTTTTTGTTAACTTTTTCAAAATATAACTTGATTGAAAATATTAATCGAGGTCAATGGATGATGAAAGTTTTTGATGAAAAATATGCGCAGCAAGTGTTTGAATTACGTGAACTTCTTGAAACATATGCTTTACATAAATTTATAAACCTACCTGATAATGATATTAGGTGGTCTCAGGCTAGAGAGCTTTTGATTTCTCACAGAAGTTTAAGAGATACAGTTGGAAGCGATTACAAATTGTTTTTTGAATTAGACAGGCAATTTCATCAACTGATTTTTTCAGCGGCTGACAATCCATTTGTTGACCAATTTTGGGATATATTTACTATAATTTTTCATTCACACTATCAATGGGGAAAATCAGATAACTTGAAAGAAAGAAACATTCTTGCAATTGAAGAACATATGGCTGTCTTAACTTGTTTAATTAACAAAAATGATATCGGCGCAACTCATGAGTTATATAGGCATCTTAACACTGCAAAAAAGAATATGGTTGAAGGTCTACATAACTAA
- a CDS encoding AGE family epimerase/isomerase yields MNNDNYKKYLDSYCNLIKESFNMFNFIPEILDDEFNVDFEDTRLLCQTRNIYFLIKYYELFKDEESKFLALRLYKQTKKNYFDPVQGYWKKRPSSGKLNDLYEFSFLIFSFSILYKHFLLDEIKNDILFLFDEVRQDFISKGFESIKDDSGVICQNAIMHLYEALLEYYRVTNSTSTKIEIKLLFSVIKQKFINPETNLIAEYSKNHHETVYEPGHNYEWASLLLESEKLGLKIETKDFCEHLVHSMENMGLSTLGFVYPKLNVSEKNAEFRIWPNLERLRYFLLTNNDSKSDTATKIICQFYFNKCYPIEYIDSRGKALTKKIKATTGYHLISAFKEAF; encoded by the coding sequence ATGAATAATGATAATTATAAAAAATACTTAGACTCTTACTGCAATCTAATAAAAGAGTCATTTAATATGTTTAATTTTATACCTGAAATCTTAGATGATGAATTCAACGTTGACTTTGAGGATACTCGCCTTTTATGTCAAACCAGAAATATTTATTTCTTAATTAAATATTATGAACTATTTAAAGATGAAGAATCTAAGTTTTTAGCATTAAGACTTTATAAGCAAACAAAAAAAAATTATTTTGATCCAGTCCAAGGTTATTGGAAAAAGCGTCCATCATCTGGAAAATTAAATGATTTATATGAATTTTCTTTTTTAATTTTTTCTTTTTCAATTTTATATAAACACTTTTTATTGGATGAAATTAAAAATGATATTCTTTTCCTTTTTGATGAAGTGAGACAAGATTTTATTTCAAAAGGATTTGAATCAATAAAAGATGATAGTGGCGTTATTTGTCAAAATGCTATAATGCATTTATATGAAGCACTGCTAGAGTATTATAGAGTTACGAATTCTACTTCAACTAAAATAGAAATAAAATTATTGTTTAGTGTGATTAAACAGAAATTCATTAACCCAGAAACCAACTTGATTGCAGAGTACTCAAAAAACCATCATGAAACTGTTTACGAGCCCGGACATAATTATGAGTGGGCTTCTTTATTATTAGAAAGTGAAAAACTAGGACTGAAAATTGAGACCAAAGATTTTTGTGAACATTTAGTACATTCTATGGAAAATATGGGTTTGTCCACTTTAGGCTTTGTATATCCTAAGTTAAATGTGAGTGAGAAAAATGCTGAGTTTAGAATTTGGCCGAACCTAGAAAGACTTAGATATTTTTTATTGACAAATAATGATAGTAAAAGTGATACTGCAACTAAAATAATATGTCAATTTTACTTTAACAAGTGTTATCCTATAGAATATATTGATTCAAGGGGTAAAGCTTTAACAAAAAAAATTAAAGCAACAACTGGATATCATTTGATAAGTGCTTTTAAAGAAGCGTTTTAA
- a CDS encoding glucokinase, with amino-acid sequence MIVLSGDIGGTNTRLRLAKMNEKFQLDEVLCIKKYKGADFSSLAEVLKVFIVESGIEVTSIKSACIAVAGPVKNGEVELTNLPWIVTEEQMKEVLQIEKVKLINDFESIGFGISTLNKEDIYTLQEGDLRSESPISYIGAGTGLGVGICYESNGQTHVFPTEAGHVDFAPVGDDQTALLEFLRKKLRRVSLERVCCGTGLVNIYKYALSNPLPGQNESPEMHLAMYNSKDLGATIAEYAFKHNDPLALRVIDIFIKVYGSSAGNLALSTLPYGGLYIVGGIAPKMLDQLKDGRFMSMFRDKGRLSSLLHNIPVYVSLNPDIGLQGAEQYAFNMNK; translated from the coding sequence ATGATTGTTTTGTCAGGTGATATTGGTGGGACAAACACGAGACTTCGCCTAGCTAAAATGAATGAAAAATTTCAATTAGATGAAGTATTATGTATTAAAAAATACAAAGGAGCTGACTTTTCAAGTTTAGCTGAAGTTTTGAAAGTTTTTATTGTTGAGTCAGGTATCGAAGTAACTTCGATAAAATCAGCCTGTATTGCAGTTGCAGGACCTGTTAAAAATGGAGAAGTTGAATTAACTAATTTGCCATGGATTGTCACTGAAGAGCAAATGAAAGAAGTTCTTCAGATTGAAAAAGTTAAACTAATTAATGATTTTGAATCTATTGGTTTTGGTATTAGCACGCTTAATAAAGAAGATATTTACACTCTGCAAGAAGGTGACTTACGAAGCGAATCACCCATATCATATATCGGTGCTGGTACTGGTTTAGGGGTAGGTATCTGTTATGAATCCAATGGACAAACACACGTATTTCCAACAGAAGCTGGTCATGTTGATTTTGCTCCAGTAGGAGATGATCAAACAGCATTGCTTGAGTTTTTGAGAAAAAAACTTCGTAGAGTTTCTCTAGAGCGGGTTTGTTGTGGTACAGGCTTAGTCAATATTTACAAATATGCATTGAGCAATCCACTTCCAGGGCAAAATGAAAGTCCAGAAATGCATTTAGCTATGTATAACTCAAAGGATTTAGGGGCTACCATTGCTGAATATGCCTTTAAGCATAATGATCCATTAGCATTAAGAGTTATTGATATATTTATTAAAGTATACGGTTCAAGTGCAGGTAATCTTGCTTTAAGTACGTTGCCTTATGGTGGTTTGTATATTGTAGGAGGCATAGCTCCAAAAATGTTAGATCAACTTAAGGATGGACGATTTATGTCTATGTTTAGAGATAAAGGTAGGTTGTCGTCTCTTCTTCATAATATTCCTGTTTATGTTTCACTCAATCCTGATATCGGACTTCAGGGTGCAGAACAATATGCTTTTAATATGAATAAATAA
- a CDS encoding HAD family hydrolase yields the protein MKRFIYTIINAFKYRACLYNLKDKKHQIKDVFCLTKSYLKELKISCLVLDYDGVLAPHGENVLCETILQHLSSLSEELGPGRIYILSNKPSLIRAEMFKKNLPNIIFIRAFRKKPYPDGLNEIISISGIESSKICLVDDRLLTGCLSSIISGCYPILLTNPLINKNKNRLNEVFFNILRFIEQKIFLG from the coding sequence ATGAAGCGATTTATATATACTATTATTAACGCCTTCAAATATAGAGCTTGTCTCTATAATTTGAAGGATAAAAAACATCAAATTAAGGATGTTTTTTGTTTAACAAAATCATATTTGAAAGAGCTAAAGATTTCATGTCTTGTGCTGGATTATGACGGGGTTTTAGCACCACATGGTGAAAATGTTCTTTGTGAAACTATACTTCAACATTTGAGCTCTTTATCGGAAGAATTAGGTCCGGGAAGAATATATATTTTAAGCAATAAACCATCTTTAATAAGAGCGGAAATGTTTAAAAAAAACTTGCCGAATATTATATTTATAAGAGCTTTCAGAAAAAAACCATACCCAGATGGATTAAATGAAATCATTTCAATTTCAGGAATTGAGTCTAGTAAGATTTGCCTGGTTGATGATCGTCTATTAACCGGATGCTTATCTTCTATAATTTCTGGCTGTTATCCTATACTTCTAACGAATCCTTTAATTAATAAAAACAAAAATAGGTTAAATGAAGTATTTTTTAATATCCTAAGATTTATAGAGCAAAAAATTTTTCTCGGTTGA